One stretch of Rhizobium rhizoryzae DNA includes these proteins:
- a CDS encoding quinone-dependent dihydroorotate dehydrogenase: MPIFDLARNALFLLDPETAHGASIAALRSGLLPSVHLPPDPRLRVSLGGLEFPNPVGLAAGYDKNAEVPGAILRLGFGFTEVGTVTPKPQDGNPKPRIFRLTRDEAVINRLGFNNEGHEAALARLLATKIQGIVGVNIGANKDSEDRIGDYVLGIRRFYDVARYFTANISSPNTPGLRDLQARESLSALLSAVLATRDEEAARTGKTVPVLLKIAPDLTEEGMDDIAAEALAHPLDGLIVSNTTLSRDGLRDEAQSRETGGLSGKPLFSRSTTVLAKMRKRVGPNLPIIGVGGVSSAKTALEKIRAGADLVQLYSCMVYRGPGLAADIVRGLGAELDRLDVRSVTELRDTSLDAWASRPL, encoded by the coding sequence ATGCCGATTTTCGATCTCGCCCGCAATGCTCTTTTTCTCCTCGATCCTGAAACGGCTCATGGTGCTTCGATCGCAGCTTTGAGATCCGGGCTTCTTCCATCGGTTCATCTGCCGCCCGATCCGCGCTTGCGGGTTTCCTTGGGCGGTCTGGAGTTTCCCAATCCTGTCGGCCTTGCTGCAGGCTATGACAAGAATGCCGAGGTGCCGGGGGCAATCCTTCGTCTCGGCTTCGGCTTTACGGAGGTCGGCACCGTCACACCAAAACCTCAGGATGGAAATCCCAAGCCACGCATTTTCCGCCTGACCAGGGATGAGGCGGTGATCAACCGGCTTGGCTTCAACAATGAGGGTCACGAGGCGGCACTCGCTCGACTGCTGGCAACGAAAATTCAGGGCATTGTCGGCGTCAACATCGGTGCCAACAAGGATAGTGAAGACCGCATTGGCGACTATGTGCTCGGCATTCGCCGCTTCTATGATGTCGCCCGCTACTTTACCGCCAATATCTCCTCCCCCAATACGCCTGGCTTGCGCGACCTTCAGGCCCGCGAAAGCCTTTCGGCACTGTTGAGCGCAGTGCTTGCAACCCGCGATGAGGAAGCAGCCAGAACGGGGAAAACTGTTCCGGTCTTGCTGAAGATCGCGCCGGACCTGACCGAGGAAGGAATGGATGATATCGCAGCCGAAGCGCTGGCACATCCGCTGGACGGTTTGATCGTTTCCAACACCACGCTTTCCCGCGACGGCTTGCGCGATGAGGCGCAGTCCAGGGAAACGGGAGGCCTTTCCGGCAAGCCGCTGTTTTCCCGCTCAACCACGGTACTGGCAAAGATGCGCAAGCGCGTTGGTCCGAACCTGCCCATCATCGGCGTTGGCGGTGTATCTTCGGCGAAGACGGCGCTCGAAAAAATCCGGGCCGGTGCCGATCTCGTGCAGCTTTATTCCTGCATGGTCTATCGGGGACCGGGCCTCGCTGCCGATATCGTGAGGGGACTTGGCGCGGAACTCGATCGTCTGGACGTCAGGTCTGTCACGGAATTGCGTGATACCAGTCTTGATGCCTGGGCATCCAGACCTCTCTGA
- a CDS encoding DUF952 domain-containing protein: MDKCARLRQSAGYKLGHSRIIAMSHVIYKIVPEPLWASAEQSGRFEGAPVDLADGFIHFSTASQVRETAARHFKGQAGLLLVAIDADRLGEQLKYEPSRGGNLFPHLYASLTLDAVIWKRPLPVGPDGSHVFPEELV; encoded by the coding sequence ATGGACAAGTGCGCCCGTTTGCGGCAAAGCGCAGGGTATAAGCTAGGACACAGCCGGATCATCGCAATGAGTCATGTCATCTATAAGATCGTGCCAGAACCCCTTTGGGCAAGCGCCGAACAATCAGGCCGTTTCGAGGGTGCGCCTGTCGATCTGGCGGATGGCTTCATTCATTTCTCCACCGCAAGCCAGGTGCGCGAAACCGCAGCCCGCCACTTCAAGGGGCAGGCAGGTCTGCTGCTGGTCGCCATTGATGCCGATCGTCTGGGGGAGCAGTTGAAGTATGAACCGTCTCGCGGCGGTAATCTCTTTCCCCATCTCTATGCAAGCCTGACGCTCGATGCGGTCATCTGGAAGCGCCCCCTGCCTGTGGGACCAGATGGATCGCATGTATTTCCAGAGGAGCTTGTCTGA
- a CDS encoding DUF6460 domain-containing protein, with amino-acid sequence MSDQMNRMLGDSPARTIVKLIVVSLVVGFVMAMFDLHPWDIVYGIRNLVLDLWYRGFHALGAVGDYLIAGAVIVIPAFILLRIFSYRR; translated from the coding sequence ATGTCTGATCAGATGAACCGAATGCTGGGCGATTCGCCAGCCCGCACAATCGTGAAACTGATTGTCGTGTCCCTCGTTGTCGGCTTTGTCATGGCGATGTTCGATCTCCATCCCTGGGACATCGTTTATGGCATCCGAAATCTGGTTCTGGACCTCTGGTATCGCGGATTCCATGCGCTGGGCGCCGTTGGTGATTACCTGATCGCCGGTGCGGTCATCGTCATACCAGCCTTCATTCTCCTGCGTATTTTCAGCTACAGACGCTAA
- a CDS encoding CAP domain-containing protein, whose translation MTPNLVLNSRRIFLLGCGSALLVTAGCVTTTGPAKVDGATDDTRAALPLVNELRKKHGLSPLSASVPTGRAAAEQAVRMAKANQMSHLIGFGDDYGARMKRNDVPLPAAENIASGQTTVTEAVQAWIDSPKHLQNMLGSYNRVGVAVARSPSTNRTYWAMVLSA comes from the coding sequence ATGACACCGAATCTCGTCTTAAATTCCCGACGTATATTTCTGCTTGGCTGCGGCAGTGCGCTTCTCGTGACAGCCGGATGCGTAACGACCACCGGCCCAGCAAAAGTCGATGGCGCGACGGACGATACCAGGGCCGCGCTGCCATTGGTCAATGAACTGCGAAAGAAGCATGGTCTTTCGCCCCTGTCTGCAAGCGTGCCCACGGGACGGGCGGCGGCAGAGCAGGCTGTGCGTATGGCGAAAGCCAACCAGATGAGCCATCTCATTGGCTTTGGGGATGATTATGGCGCGCGGATGAAGCGCAATGACGTGCCTTTGCCCGCTGCCGAAAACATTGCAAGCGGTCAAACCACGGTTACGGAAGCAGTGCAGGCTTGGATCGATTCCCCCAAGCACCTTCAAAACATGCTCGGCAGTTACAATCGTGTAGGTGTCGCCGTGGCACGCTCGCCGTCCACCAATCGCACTTATTGGGCGATGGTACTGTCTGCCTGA